In the Mastomys coucha isolate ucsf_1 unplaced genomic scaffold, UCSF_Mcou_1 pScaffold18, whole genome shotgun sequence genome, one interval contains:
- the Dnaja1 gene encoding dnaJ homolog subfamily A member 1 — translation MVKETTYYDVLGVKPNATQEELKKAYRKLALKYHPDKNPNEGEKFKQISQAYEVLADSKKRELYDKGGEQAIKEGGAGGGFGSPMDIFDMFFGGGGRMQRERRGKNVVHQLSVTLEDLYNGATRKLALQKNVICDKCEGRGGKKGAVECCPNCRGTGMQIRIHQIGPGMVQQIQSVCMECQGHGERISPKDRCKSCNGRKIVREKKILEVHIDKGMKDGQKITFHGEGDQEPGLEPGDIIIVLDQKDHAVFTRRGEDLFMCMDIQLVEALCGFQKPISTLDNRTIVITSHPGQIVKHGDIKCVLNEGMPIYRRPYEKGRLIIEFKVNFPENGFLSPDKLSLLEKL, via the exons ATGGTGAAAGAAACCACTTACTATGATGTTTTGGGGGTCAAACCCAATGCCACCCAGGAAGAATTGAAAAAGGCATATAGAAAATTGGCCTTGAAGTACCACCCCGATAAGAATccaaatgaaggagaaaag TTTAAACAGATTTCTCAAGCTTATGAAGTTCTTGCTGATTCCAAAAAAAGGGAATTATATGATAAAGGAGGCGAACAGGCGATTAAAGAGGGTGGAGCAGGTGGTGGTTTTGGCTCACCCATGGATATCTTTGATATGTtctttggaggaggaggaagaatgcaaagagaaaggagag GTAAAAATGTTGTTCATCAGCTCTCAGTGACCTTAGAAGACTTATATAATGGTGCAACAAGAAAACTGGCTCTGCAAAAGAATGTGATTTGTGACAAATGTGAAG GCCGCGGTGGTAAGAAAGGAGCAGTAGAGTGCTGTCCCAACTGTCGGGGGACGGGCATGCAGATAAGGATCCATCAGATTGGACCAGGAATGGTTCAGCAAATTCAGTCAGTGTGCATGGAGTGCCAGGGTCATGGAGAACGCATCAGTCCTAAAGACAGATGTAAAAGCTGCAATGGAAGAAAGATAGTTCGAGAGAAGAAAATTTTAGAAGTACATATTGATAAAG GCATGAAAGATGGTCAGAAGATAACATTCCACGGTGAAGGAGACCAAGAACCAGGACTGGAGCCAGGAGACATTATCATTGTGTTAGATCAGAAGGACCATGCTGTTTTTACAAG GCGAGGAGAAGACCTTTTCATGTGCATGGACATACAGCTGGTTGAAGCATTGTGTGGCTTCCAAAAGCCAATATCTACTCTCGACAACCGAACCATAGTCATCACCTCTCATCCAG GTCAGATTGTCAAGCATGGGGATATAAAATGTGTGCTAAATGAAGGTATGCCAATATACCGTCGGCCATATGAAAAGGGACGTCTAATCATTGAGTTTAAG GTAAACTTTCCTGAAAATGGCTTTCTCTCTCCTGATAAACTCTCTTTGCTGGAAAAACTC